In one window of Flavobacterium ginsengisoli DNA:
- a CDS encoding DUF4198 domain-containing protein, translating to MKSNTLKTLSFLFLMLFAAPQLFAHALWIETKATGTKGKAQEISVYFGEFSDNDITKADKWFSDLKDFSLVVISPSKKETKLTAKALDNKYQAFFTPEEDGVYTIVMHHTVGDVYGTMKLDYNSSATVVVGNKSAGNVATANNNKISVFSENADIAKKNTVINVSALYEGAIAKSQKIKVIAPNGWEKELWTNDKGEITFTPIWSGNYMVEFAYTEKSAGEHNGKKYDEIWKMATYQIAVK from the coding sequence ATGAAATCAAATACTTTAAAAACATTAAGCTTTTTATTTCTAATGCTTTTTGCCGCACCACAGCTTTTTGCCCATGCTCTTTGGATCGAAACTAAAGCAACAGGAACAAAAGGAAAAGCTCAAGAAATTTCTGTTTATTTTGGAGAATTCTCTGATAACGATATTACAAAAGCTGATAAATGGTTTTCTGATTTAAAAGATTTTTCATTGGTAGTAATTTCTCCTTCAAAAAAAGAAACAAAACTGACTGCAAAAGCTTTAGATAATAAATACCAAGCATTCTTTACACCAGAAGAAGACGGAGTTTATACCATTGTAATGCATCATACAGTTGGAGACGTCTACGGGACAATGAAATTAGATTATAACTCTAGTGCAACTGTAGTTGTTGGAAATAAATCTGCAGGAAATGTCGCTACAGCTAACAATAATAAAATTAGCGTATTCTCTGAAAATGCTGATATCGCGAAAAAAAATACAGTAATCAACGTCTCTGCTTTATATGAAGGAGCTATTGCAAAATCTCAAAAAATTAAAGTAATCGCTCCAAACGGATGGGAAAAAGAATTATGGACAAATGATAAAGGAGAAATCACTTTTACTCCTATCTGGTCTGGAAATTATATGGTTGAGTTTGCTTATACTGAAAAATCTGCAGGTGAACATAACGGTAAAAAATACGACGAAATCTGGAAAATGGCTACATACCAAATTGCAGTAAAATAA
- a CDS encoding TonB-dependent siderophore receptor, producing MKYNLLFALGLLSFASYAQDYSSTESTSSINDTVKNKKGEILNEVVVTKTKEPKPVTAVRSGLKPMDNPQSIQVIGSEVIEQQQAIRLSEVLKNANGVYVGSARGGAQESFFSRGYDMSTNNMFKNGFRYNAGSIPDVSGLDKVEFLKGGSALLFGNVAPGGILNLVTKTPQFKSGGEVSMQIGSYSYYKPAFDLYGGLTKSIAFRINGSYENSESFRDVVKNKRVYVNPSLLFIINPKTQITIQGDYLSADWTPDFGTGIIGTQILDLPRNAFYGSLWSNGNTKSASASVLLNHDFNKNWKLNFNSSYQTYDRASKSTAQLSSVKENGDWTRPLVQNDNSEQILGDQLSLQGNFNTGSIKHQIFTGADWENSFATAYTFAFNPANYDTINLFNFDPSTQRNDIPDARATQIAKTETNRFGVYFQDLISITEKFKVLAGVRWSWQEAEVTTYKETATGAGNPENAIPTVGDKKLDNAFSPKFGLIYQPRKEVSIFGSYSTSFTPNTGTTADLKPIEPSIIDQYEAGIKTDFLKGLLSTNVTVYQITNSNLAQTAEFKADGSLNTDANVKVLSGETKSKGVEVDVTARPIDGLSIIAGYSYNDMRYTKTSGLNGSFIEGDRLVRTPANTANLSFYYTVQEGLLKNLSVGAIGNYIGDRLGGWNDQYNTDTVKYPDGIYHREIPLEGYVTIDASVGYAWRKFSILCKLSNITNELNYTVHENYSVNPIAPRQVMTSLRYKF from the coding sequence ATGAAATATAATTTACTATTTGCATTAGGCTTATTAAGTTTTGCCTCTTACGCTCAAGACTATTCAAGCACTGAATCTACTTCATCTATAAACGATACAGTTAAGAATAAAAAAGGGGAAATTTTAAATGAAGTAGTTGTTACTAAAACCAAAGAACCAAAACCAGTAACAGCAGTTCGCTCTGGATTAAAACCAATGGATAATCCACAAAGCATACAAGTTATTGGTTCTGAAGTTATCGAACAGCAGCAAGCTATTAGATTAAGCGAGGTTCTTAAAAATGCTAACGGTGTTTACGTTGGTTCTGCTCGTGGTGGTGCTCAAGAATCTTTTTTCTCTAGAGGTTATGACATGTCTACAAACAATATGTTTAAAAACGGATTCCGTTATAATGCAGGGTCAATTCCTGATGTTTCTGGACTAGATAAAGTAGAATTTCTTAAAGGAGGTTCAGCTTTATTATTTGGAAACGTAGCACCTGGAGGAATTCTAAATTTAGTAACTAAAACACCTCAATTTAAAAGCGGTGGAGAAGTTTCAATGCAAATTGGAAGTTACTCTTATTACAAGCCAGCATTTGATTTGTATGGAGGTCTTACTAAATCAATTGCCTTTAGAATCAACGGTTCTTACGAAAACTCAGAAAGCTTTAGAGATGTCGTAAAAAATAAACGTGTATATGTAAATCCATCGTTGCTTTTTATCATTAATCCTAAAACTCAAATTACAATTCAAGGAGATTATTTAAGCGCAGATTGGACACCAGATTTTGGAACTGGAATTATTGGCACACAAATTCTTGATTTGCCTAGAAATGCTTTTTATGGATCTCTTTGGTCTAATGGTAATACAAAATCTGCTAGTGCGTCTGTATTGTTAAATCATGATTTCAATAAAAATTGGAAGCTTAATTTCAATAGCTCTTACCAAACTTATGACAGAGCTTCAAAATCTACAGCACAATTATCTTCTGTTAAAGAAAACGGAGACTGGACAAGACCTTTAGTTCAAAACGATAACTCAGAACAAATTTTAGGAGATCAATTAAGTCTTCAAGGAAACTTTAATACAGGATCAATAAAACACCAAATATTTACTGGTGCAGACTGGGAAAACTCATTTGCAACGGCTTATACTTTTGCATTTAATCCTGCAAATTATGATACAATCAATCTTTTCAACTTTGATCCGTCAACACAAAGAAATGATATTCCAGATGCGAGAGCAACTCAAATTGCAAAAACAGAAACCAATCGTTTTGGTGTCTATTTTCAAGATTTAATCTCAATTACAGAGAAATTCAAAGTATTGGCAGGTGTACGTTGGTCATGGCAAGAAGCTGAAGTTACAACTTATAAAGAAACAGCAACTGGTGCAGGAAACCCAGAAAATGCAATACCAACAGTTGGTGACAAAAAACTTGATAATGCATTTTCTCCAAAATTTGGATTAATTTACCAACCTAGAAAAGAGGTTTCTATCTTTGGTAGCTATTCTACTTCATTTACACCAAACACAGGAACTACAGCAGATTTAAAACCAATTGAACCTTCTATTATTGATCAATACGAGGCTGGTATTAAAACTGATTTCTTAAAAGGATTATTAAGCACAAATGTTACAGTTTATCAAATTACCAACAGCAACTTAGCTCAAACTGCCGAATTTAAAGCTGATGGAAGTTTAAACACGGATGCAAACGTAAAAGTTTTAAGTGGTGAAACTAAAAGTAAAGGTGTTGAAGTTGATGTTACGGCAAGACCAATTGACGGACTTAGCATTATTGCAGGATACAGCTACAATGATATGCGTTATACTAAAACATCTGGTTTAAACGGAAGTTTTATTGAAGGTGATCGTCTTGTTAGAACTCCAGCAAACACAGCAAACTTAAGTTTCTATTACACTGTACAAGAAGGTCTATTAAAAAATTTATCTGTTGGAGCAATTGGAAATTACATTGGTGATCGTTTAGGAGGTTGGAATGACCAATACAACACAGATACAGTTAAATATCCTGACGGAATCTACCATAGAGAAATTCCTTTGGAAGGTTATGTTACTATTGATGCATCTGTTGGATATGCTTGGAGAAAATTCTCGATTCTTTGCAAATTATCAAACATCACAAACGAATTAAATTATACTGTTCACGAGAACTATAGTGTAAACCCAATCGCTCCTCGTCAAGTTATGACAAGCTTGCGTTACAAGTTCTAA
- a CDS encoding valine--tRNA ligase, with amino-acid sequence MTIPAQFDAKTIESKWYDYWMKNNYFHSEPDHRTPYTIVIPPPNVTGVLHMGHMLNNTIQDVLIRRARLKGFNACWVPGTDHASIATEAKVVAKLKAEGINKNDLTREEFLKHAWEWTDKYGGTILEQLKKLGASCDWERTKFTMDPDMSASVIKSFVDLYNKGLIYRGYRMVNWDPEAKTTLSDEEVIYEEQQGKLFFLKYKIEGSEDFLTIATTRPETIFGDTAICINPNDERFAHLKGKKAIVPICGRVIPIIEDEYVDVEFGTGCLKVTPAHDMNDKTLGEKHNLEIVDIFNEDATLNSFGLHYQGKDRFVVRTEIAKELEEIGALAKTETHLNKVGTSERTKAVIEPRLSDQWFLKMEELVKPAIKSVLETGEIKLHPKRFENTYAHWLNNIRDWNISRQLWWGQQIPAYYYGDGKEDFVVAENIEDALALAKEKTSNNSLTTSDLKQDVDALDTWFSSWLWPMSVFGGIMDPESPDFKYYYPTNDLVTGPDILFFWVARMIIAGYEYAGEKPFTNVYLTGLVRDKQRRKMSKSLGNSPDPLDLIDAFGADGVRVGLLLSASAGNDIMFDEELCSQGKAFSNKIWNAFKLIKGWEVSETIAQPESSKVAIEWYEAKLQQTLVDIEDNFEKYRISDSLMAIYKLVWDDFCSWFLEMIKPAYQQPIDSVTFAKAIEMLENNLKLLHPFMPFLTEEIWQLIAERTPEEALIVSTWPEVKPFDAKLILDFENSIEVISGIRTIRKDKNIPFKDAIELKGINSENVSTYFDSIITKLGNVSAFEYVSEKVDGALSFRVKSNEYFIPITGNIDIEAEIAKLTEELNYTKGFLKSVEAKLSNEKFVNGAPEKVLNLEKQKQADALAKIATIEQSLAGLK; translated from the coding sequence ATGACAATTCCAGCACAATTTGACGCTAAGACGATTGAGAGTAAATGGTATGATTACTGGATGAAAAACAATTATTTTCATTCAGAACCAGATCATAGAACACCGTACACCATTGTAATTCCGCCGCCAAACGTCACTGGAGTCCTTCACATGGGACATATGTTGAATAATACGATTCAGGATGTTTTAATTCGCCGTGCACGTCTTAAAGGATTCAACGCTTGTTGGGTTCCGGGAACAGATCACGCTTCTATTGCAACTGAAGCAAAAGTGGTAGCGAAATTAAAAGCAGAAGGAATCAATAAAAACGATTTGACCCGTGAAGAATTCCTAAAACATGCTTGGGAATGGACAGATAAATATGGTGGAACAATCTTAGAACAACTTAAGAAATTAGGTGCTTCTTGCGATTGGGAACGCACTAAATTTACTATGGATCCAGATATGTCTGCATCTGTAATTAAATCGTTTGTAGATTTATACAACAAAGGATTAATCTACAGAGGATACCGCATGGTAAACTGGGATCCGGAAGCAAAAACTACTCTTTCTGACGAAGAAGTAATTTACGAAGAACAACAAGGAAAATTATTTTTCTTAAAATATAAAATTGAAGGTTCAGAAGACTTCTTAACGATTGCTACAACTCGTCCAGAAACTATTTTTGGAGATACTGCAATTTGTATTAATCCTAATGATGAGCGTTTTGCACATTTAAAAGGTAAAAAAGCGATCGTTCCTATTTGCGGAAGAGTAATCCCAATTATTGAAGACGAATATGTAGATGTAGAATTCGGAACAGGATGTTTGAAAGTAACGCCTGCTCACGATATGAACGATAAAACTTTAGGAGAAAAACACAACCTAGAAATCGTTGATATTTTTAATGAAGATGCAACTTTAAATAGTTTCGGATTACATTATCAAGGAAAAGACCGTTTTGTGGTTCGTACTGAAATTGCAAAAGAACTGGAAGAAATTGGAGCTTTAGCAAAAACAGAAACTCACTTAAATAAAGTTGGAACTTCTGAAAGAACAAAAGCAGTAATCGAACCAAGATTATCTGACCAATGGTTCTTGAAAATGGAAGAATTAGTAAAACCTGCAATTAAGTCGGTTTTAGAAACAGGAGAAATTAAATTACATCCAAAACGTTTCGAAAATACTTATGCGCATTGGTTAAACAACATTCGCGATTGGAATATTTCTCGTCAATTATGGTGGGGACAACAAATTCCAGCGTATTATTATGGAGACGGAAAAGAAGATTTCGTAGTTGCTGAAAACATCGAAGACGCTTTAGCTTTAGCAAAAGAAAAAACATCTAACAACTCACTTACAACATCTGACTTAAAACAAGATGTTGACGCGTTAGACACATGGTTTTCTTCTTGGTTATGGCCAATGTCAGTTTTTGGCGGAATCATGGATCCAGAAAGTCCAGATTTTAAATACTATTACCCAACAAATGACTTGGTAACTGGTCCGGATATTTTATTTTTCTGGGTGGCGAGAATGATCATTGCAGGTTACGAATATGCAGGCGAAAAACCATTTACAAATGTATATTTGACTGGTTTGGTTCGTGACAAACAACGTCGTAAGATGTCTAAATCATTAGGAAATTCTCCTGATCCTTTAGATTTGATCGATGCTTTTGGAGCTGATGGTGTTCGTGTGGGATTACTTTTAAGTGCTTCTGCAGGAAACGATATTATGTTTGATGAAGAATTATGCAGTCAAGGAAAAGCGTTTTCAAATAAAATCTGGAATGCCTTCAAATTGATTAAAGGATGGGAAGTTTCTGAAACTATCGCACAGCCAGAATCATCAAAAGTGGCAATCGAATGGTATGAAGCGAAATTACAGCAGACTTTAGTTGACATCGAAGATAATTTTGAGAAATACAGAATTTCAGATTCTCTTATGGCAATTTATAAATTGGTTTGGGATGATTTCTGTTCTTGGTTCTTAGAAATGATTAAACCTGCATACCAACAGCCAATTGACAGCGTAACTTTCGCGAAAGCGATCGAAATGTTAGAAAACAACTTGAAGTTATTGCACCCGTTTATGCCTTTCTTGACAGAGGAAATCTGGCAATTAATCGCTGAAAGAACTCCAGAAGAAGCTTTAATTGTTTCAACTTGGCCAGAAGTAAAACCGTTTGATGCAAAATTGATTTTAGATTTTGAAAACTCAATTGAAGTAATTTCGGGAATTAGAACAATCAGAAAAGATAAAAATATTCCGTTTAAAGATGCAATTGAATTAAAAGGAATCAACAGCGAAAATGTTTCTACTTATTTTGATTCAATCATAACGAAATTAGGAAACGTTTCTGCTTTCGAATATGTTTCTGAAAAAGTAGACGGCGCACTGTCTTTCCGTGTAAAATCGAATGAATACTTCATCCCGATTACAGGAAATATCGATATTGAAGCTGAGATTGCAAAACTGACAGAAGAATTAAATTATACAAAAGGATTCTTGAAATCTGTAGAAGCGAAACTTTCAAACGAGAAATTCGTAAACGGAGCTCCAGAGAAAGTTCTTAATTTAGAAAAACAAAAACAAGCTGATGCTTTAGCAAAAATTGCTACAATTGAGCAGAGTTTGGCTGGTTTGAAATAA
- a CDS encoding DUF1573 domain-containing protein: MKNTASFIAVLLFSAISFAQNGPKIEFATSDNTIDYGKISKGDNGLRSFEFTNTGDAPLLITGAESTVSSIIVTKPAAAILPGKKGKIDVKYNMVAGPIRKTITVETNAVNYPDGRVALKIKGEVQ; this comes from the coding sequence ATGAAAAATACAGCCTCTTTTATTGCAGTCTTATTGTTTAGCGCAATAAGTTTTGCACAAAACGGCCCAAAAATTGAATTTGCGACCTCAGACAATACAATTGATTATGGAAAAATTTCTAAAGGCGACAATGGGCTTCGTTCCTTTGAATTTACAAATACTGGTGATGCTCCATTATTAATTACAGGTGCAGAATCTACAGTAAGTTCTATCATTGTAACAAAACCTGCGGCAGCAATTTTGCCAGGCAAAAAAGGAAAAATTGATGTAAAATATAATATGGTAGCAGGACCTATTCGTAAAACAATTACTGTTGAAACAAACGCAGTAAACTATCCTGACGGAAGAGTAGCTCTTAAAATTAAGGGTGAAGTTCAATAA
- a CDS encoding OmpA family protein — MVEGKWTNVTSLPFNSPNYSVEHPALSPDEKVLYFASDMPGSIGSFDIYSVNINKGAFDTPKNLGSEINTDKREQFPFASADNKLYFSSDGHLGYGSLDVFVSEINGNEYLKPVNVGLPLNSNLDDFAFNIDSNTKEGFFASNREGGKGSDDIYQFKEIKDLIVEDCKQFIAGTITDLDTQLALENATVLLQDSENKTLNTITTSADGKFSFTVACEASYKISAFKENYTNASKILTLDKTRDKVNDGSLALRSLEAIQKEEKQIAENKRKQEIIIEEENKKKEALATIELKEKDKKAKEAAIVVAEIRKNEKVKEILEKEKDIVKDKERLIIKTDPIYFDYDLWYIRKESKVILGRVVELMKKYPDMKIEIGSHTDSRGNEKYNADLSQKRANSTREFIIQSGIDSKRVVAKGYGESVPIIKCKTDESCSEEEHELNRRSEFVIKNL; from the coding sequence TTGGTAGAAGGAAAATGGACAAATGTTACGTCGCTTCCATTTAATAGTCCAAATTATTCTGTTGAACATCCCGCTTTAAGTCCAGATGAAAAAGTCTTGTATTTTGCTTCTGATATGCCAGGATCTATCGGCTCTTTTGACATTTATTCGGTTAACATCAATAAAGGGGCATTTGATACACCGAAAAATTTAGGTTCAGAAATTAATACAGACAAAAGAGAACAGTTTCCTTTTGCTTCTGCAGATAATAAGCTTTATTTTTCATCAGACGGACATTTAGGTTATGGATCTTTAGATGTTTTTGTCTCTGAAATAAATGGAAACGAGTATTTAAAACCCGTAAATGTCGGACTTCCATTAAACTCTAATTTAGATGATTTTGCATTTAATATTGATTCGAACACTAAAGAAGGATTTTTTGCTTCGAATAGAGAAGGAGGTAAAGGAAGCGATGATATTTACCAATTCAAAGAAATAAAAGATTTGATTGTTGAAGATTGCAAACAGTTTATTGCTGGAACCATTACAGATCTTGATACACAATTGGCTTTAGAAAATGCAACGGTATTATTGCAAGATTCAGAAAATAAGACTTTAAATACTATTACAACTTCGGCTGACGGAAAATTCAGTTTTACTGTTGCTTGCGAGGCTTCGTATAAAATTAGTGCTTTCAAAGAAAATTATACTAATGCTTCTAAAATATTGACATTAGACAAAACAAGAGATAAAGTTAATGATGGTTCTTTGGCACTAAGATCTTTAGAAGCAATTCAAAAAGAAGAAAAACAAATTGCTGAAAACAAGAGAAAACAGGAAATTATTATTGAAGAAGAAAACAAGAAAAAAGAAGCCTTGGCGACAATTGAATTAAAAGAGAAAGACAAAAAAGCCAAAGAAGCGGCAATTGTAGTCGCTGAAATTCGAAAGAACGAAAAAGTAAAAGAAATTTTAGAAAAAGAAAAAGATATTGTCAAGGATAAAGAACGTTTAATCATAAAAACAGATCCTATTTATTTTGATTACGATTTGTGGTATATCCGTAAAGAATCGAAAGTGATTTTAGGACGAGTTGTAGAATTGATGAAGAAATATCCAGACATGAAAATCGAAATCGGATCGCATACCGATTCACGAGGAAATGAAAAATACAATGCTGATTTATCTCAAAAAAGAGCCAATTCAACGCGAGAGTTTATCATACAATCTGGCATAGATTCTAAGCGAGTTGTAGCAAAAGGTTATGGCGAATCGGTTCCAATTATAAAATGCAAAACAGATGAATCTTGCTCAGAAGAAGAACACGAATTGAATAGAAGATCTGAATTTGTAATTAAAAATTTATAA
- a CDS encoding tetratricopeptide repeat protein, translating to MKKLLVIVFVFSIQFINAQDQELARAKRFFDKTYYSEAIILYQKLADERPSQEVIKNLADSYFYTNELIKAQRYYRLLIGNYSNNLDREYYFRYAQTLKATNSNDDANANLKEYYSKSANAEDMVNFEKELKTLENVTAIGKRFEIKNLAINTPNSEFGAVKYKDNLVFAGVKLKPGLFDKRYKWDNETYLNLVTIPLKNINSADSIIHYFAKELKTGMHESNAVFTKDGKTMYFTRNNSKNGKKKKTIKKSLIFRFLKQNW from the coding sequence ATGAAAAAATTACTCGTTATTGTATTCGTATTTTCAATACAGTTTATAAATGCACAAGATCAGGAATTAGCCAGAGCAAAACGTTTTTTTGATAAAACGTATTACAGCGAAGCCATTATTTTATATCAAAAATTAGCAGACGAAAGACCTTCTCAAGAAGTCATTAAAAATCTTGCCGATTCTTATTTCTATACCAATGAATTGATTAAAGCGCAACGCTATTATCGTCTCTTGATTGGCAATTACAGCAATAATTTAGACCGAGAATATTATTTTAGATATGCACAAACTCTAAAAGCAACAAATAGTAACGATGATGCAAATGCCAATTTAAAGGAATATTATTCTAAATCTGCAAATGCAGAAGATATGGTCAATTTTGAAAAAGAATTGAAAACTTTAGAAAATGTCACCGCAATTGGTAAACGTTTTGAAATTAAAAATCTTGCGATAAATACGCCAAATTCTGAATTTGGAGCTGTAAAATACAAAGACAATCTAGTTTTTGCAGGAGTAAAATTGAAACCAGGTTTGTTTGACAAAAGATACAAATGGGATAATGAAACCTATTTAAATTTGGTTACGATTCCGCTTAAAAACATTAATTCTGCAGATTCCATTATCCATTATTTTGCTAAAGAATTAAAAACCGGAATGCACGAATCGAATGCTGTTTTTACAAAAGATGGCAAAACAATGTATTTTACCCGAAACAATTCTAAAAACGGAAAGAAGAAAAAGACGATAAAAAAATCTCTAATCTTCAGATTTTTAAAGCAGAATTGGTAG
- a CDS encoding PorP/SprF family type IX secretion system membrane protein has protein sequence MKKIILLINFLFCLSISAQQDPEYTHYMYNMSVVNPAYATGVPAMMNFGGLYRTQWVGAYGAPKTFTFFGHTAINDKIEAGISFISDDIGDGAKKENNVYADFAYVLKLGGKNKLSLGLKAGFSSMQTNFNGFRFTDPQTDLAFSENINATKPNIGVGAYYFRDNLYVGLSAPNLLKSKYIEEKSGVNAFGSEEIHTFLTAGYVFQVNDKVKLKPAFMSKFVKGAPISLDVTANVLYNEKFEFGAAYRIDDSVSALFNINVTPTLRIGYAYDYTLTNFGQFNSGTHEIMLLFDLDLLGKGFDKSPRFF, from the coding sequence ATGAAAAAAATAATACTCCTTATAAATTTCCTTTTCTGTTTATCCATTTCTGCCCAGCAAGATCCTGAGTATACGCATTATATGTATAATATGAGCGTTGTAAATCCTGCTTATGCAACTGGAGTTCCCGCCATGATGAATTTTGGCGGATTATACAGAACGCAGTGGGTTGGCGCTTACGGTGCGCCTAAAACATTTACATTTTTTGGACATACCGCAATTAATGACAAAATAGAAGCAGGAATCTCATTTATTTCTGATGATATTGGTGACGGTGCAAAAAAGGAAAACAACGTTTATGCTGACTTTGCCTATGTTTTAAAATTAGGCGGAAAAAATAAATTATCGTTAGGTTTAAAAGCTGGATTTTCGTCTATGCAAACTAATTTTAACGGATTCAGATTTACAGATCCTCAAACAGATTTAGCTTTTTCAGAAAACATAAATGCAACAAAACCTAATATTGGAGTTGGAGCTTATTATTTTAGAGATAATCTATACGTTGGATTGTCTGCACCGAATTTACTAAAGTCAAAATATATCGAAGAAAAGTCAGGAGTTAATGCTTTCGGTTCAGAAGAAATACATACTTTTTTGACAGCGGGTTATGTTTTTCAGGTTAATGATAAAGTGAAATTGAAACCAGCGTTTATGTCAAAATTTGTAAAAGGTGCACCAATTAGTTTAGATGTTACTGCTAATGTTTTGTACAATGAAAAATTCGAATTTGGAGCAGCATACAGAATTGATGATTCGGTAAGTGCTCTATTTAATATAAATGTTACGCCAACGCTGAGAATAGGTTATGCCTATGATTACACACTTACAAACTTCGGACAGTTTAATTCAGGAACACACGAAATTATGCTTTTGTTTGATTTGGACTTGTTAGGAAAAGGATTTGATAAATCTCCAAGATTCTTCTAA
- a CDS encoding gliding motility-associated C-terminal domain-containing protein, which produces MSVITIYNITNITNPSPQCTNTANVAGNLYVNPLPNALTVIAAVKDYCLNAPVTVEISGLETLTNVSISYQLSESNISGIQTISNTVQNGKLDFVIPAELLLNTGSTKITLLNLTNTVTNCDVDLINITDDFIINPIPPAPTVLDQNFCKVDEAVIANLEPKGTQYKWYNSATATTPLAVDYVLKTEDYYVTETSAEGCISEPAKVSVVINDTPAPEMNETADFCGLANPKISDLSSKTNVPSTVAWYDSVDGNLLPSTTLLVHNAIYYGYDLNETTRCLSENYKEVKVSLRDCEVAQYDFFVPDGFSPNGDGVNDSFVIKDIEFLYPNYTLEIYNRYGNGMYKGDNSKPAWDGKNYEKSGIAGGVAPNGVYFYVSHFNKDNKPPQQGRLYLNR; this is translated from the coding sequence TTGTCGGTAATTACAATTTATAATATAACCAATATTACAAATCCTTCACCACAATGTACCAATACAGCAAATGTTGCAGGAAATCTATATGTAAATCCGTTGCCAAATGCATTAACTGTAATTGCGGCAGTTAAAGATTATTGCTTGAATGCACCTGTTACTGTTGAAATTTCTGGGTTGGAAACTTTAACCAATGTTAGTATTTCTTATCAATTGTCAGAAAGTAATATTTCGGGAATACAGACTATTAGTAATACAGTGCAAAATGGTAAGTTAGATTTTGTAATTCCTGCCGAATTGCTTTTAAATACAGGTTCAACAAAAATTACATTATTGAATTTAACTAATACGGTTACAAATTGTGATGTCGATTTAATCAACATTACAGACGATTTCATTATAAATCCGATTCCGCCTGCACCAACTGTTTTAGATCAGAACTTTTGTAAAGTAGACGAGGCGGTAATTGCCAATTTAGAACCAAAAGGAACTCAGTACAAATGGTATAATTCTGCAACAGCAACAACGCCACTCGCCGTTGATTATGTTTTAAAAACAGAAGATTATTACGTTACAGAAACCTCTGCTGAAGGTTGTATTTCAGAACCCGCAAAAGTTTCGGTAGTGATAAATGATACGCCAGCACCAGAAATGAACGAAACGGCAGATTTTTGCGGTTTAGCAAATCCGAAAATAAGCGATTTATCCAGTAAGACAAATGTTCCGTCAACGGTAGCTTGGTATGATTCTGTAGACGGAAATTTATTGCCTTCAACCACATTATTGGTGCACAATGCAATTTATTACGGATACGATTTAAATGAAACAACAAGATGTCTATCTGAAAATTATAAAGAAGTGAAAGTCTCTTTACGAGATTGTGAAGTTGCTCAGTACGATTTCTTTGTTCCTGACGGATTTTCTCCAAACGGAGACGGTGTAAACGATTCATTTGTGATAAAAGATATTGAATTTTTATATCCAAACTATACACTTGAAATTTATAACAGGTACGGCAACGGAATGTATAAAGGAGATAATAGTAAACCAGCTTGGGATGGCAAGAATTACGAGAAAAGCGGTATCGCTGGAGGCGTTGCACCCAATGGAGTTTATTTTTATGTGTCGCATTTTAATAAAGACAATAAACCGCCACAACAAGGCCGTCTTTACTTAAATCGATAA
- a CDS encoding PDZ domain-containing protein produces MCVRILVAEKCGLRKGDIIVSINKNQPYKYTLQQINNLLKSEDDVWINLEVERNSLVLKFRFKLEDEL; encoded by the coding sequence ATGTGCGTGAGAATTCTCGTTGCTGAAAAATGTGGATTACGAAAAGGTGATATTATAGTTAGTATCAATAAAAATCAGCCATATAAATACACTCTTCAACAAATAAATAATCTTTTGAAATCTGAAGATGATGTATGGATTAATCTTGAGGTAGAACGAAATAGTTTGGTGCTTAAATTTAGGTTTAAATTAGAAGATGAGTTGTAA